TTTTATTTAAAGAATTTATTTTATCAATGCTTTAAATAAAGTATAATAGTACAGTAAGGAGATTATTATGGGACTAGCGCAACCAATAGTTACGCAACAAATGGTAGTATCGGAGCTAACTAAAGCAGGGATTGATAGAGATATTGCTATTGATTTATCCTATAGGTACTATAGGAATGAGTTAACGTATAAGGATATTGAGTATTTAGAAAATACTTTTAATCTTAAGCTAGAAAAAGTAGAGGCTAACTTAAAATCAGATATTAAGGACCTTGATAATAAGATAGAGAATATAAGGAATGAATTAAAATCAGATATTAGGGACCTTGATAATAAGGTAGAGAATATAAGGAATGAATTAAAATCAGATATTAGGGACCTTGATAATAAGGTAGAGAATATAAGGAATGAATTAAAATCAGATATTAAGGACCTTGATAATAAGATAGATAATGTGGAGAATAATTTAAATCTAAAGATAGAGAGTGTAAGGAATGAATTAAAATCAGATATTACTTTTGTAAGCAATGAGATTTCACTTGTAAGGAAGGATATAGAAATCAATAAGATGGAGTTTAAAAGTACATTAAGGCTACACAATTGGATGTTTGGAACAATCATTACTATATGTCTAGGGATATTATTAACGTTAATATTTAAGTAGAAGGGATGATTATTTTATTTAATTTAATTTTATATATTTCATAATAATTTATTTTATTTGCAATTTAAAAATATAAAAAATTGTAAATAAGTGTACATGTTTTGTATTTAACTATGTAATTTTAGAGAGTATATTTTGCAATAAGTCTTGGTGTAGAAAAAAATATGAAAGAATGTATTGGGTTATGTAGTATTTAATGTGTGTATGTCTGTGTTATAGATGTTGTCTAAGTAGTTATGATTGATTGTTTTATGATTTCTTGCATGTATTACCAGTTTTCTTATGTTAAAATATATGTGTGTAACTAGTTTGTGTAGTTCTGAGAATTTAAGCATGAATTTGTCAAAATTATTTTCTATATCATTGTGTTCAAGAATATTGATTGTTGATAAATATTCTTGTCTTATTTTGTTATATATGTTATTGAGCTTTTTGTAAGCGTGTTCGTATTGATTGTTGTCTTTAAGT
This DNA window, taken from Borrelia coriaceae, encodes the following:
- the bdr gene encoding Bdr family repetitive protein: MGLAQPIVTQQMVVSELTKAGIDRDIAIDLSYRYYRNELTYKDIEYLENTFNLKLEKVEANLKSDIKDLDNKIENIRNELKSDIRDLDNKVENIRNELKSDIRDLDNKVENIRNELKSDIKDLDNKIDNVENNLNLKIESVRNELKSDITFVSNEISLVRKDIEINKMEFKSTLRLHNWMFGTIITICLGILLTLIFK